The window ATGATGGCGACAAATCGTGGTATGGCCATTGAGTATTGGAGTTCGACCCTAACCAAAGTACTGATTATGGTGTTTGTTATAAGCTGGTGGATCAATACGCCAAAAGCGTTCGGCATTGCCCGGCTTGGTATTATGGTGAGTGGGGCGTTAATTGCCTGTGTTGCAGTCTTTAACAAGCTTAATGGTATTGGGTTAGTGGAAGGTTCACGGGTCACGATTTCGCGCCACTTACAATCGCAAATTGGCGATCCAAACGATCTTTCCTTGGTGCTATTGTTTCCGGTCTCGTTTTTGTGTGCCGAGCTTTTTAACAAAGAAAGCAAAACGATTTACCGTGTATTTGCGTTTATTGCACTGTGCTTGGTGGTGTACGGCATTATTGCAACACAAAGCCGAGGCGGATTATTAGGCGTAATGGCAATTGTTGCGTACTTTTTGGCGCGCACCATCAAAAACCCCGTGGTATTGGTGTCTATTTTAGGGTTTGGTTTAGCGGTGCTCTTGGTGGCAGCGGGGATCAGTGACAGACAAAGTGGCGGTGCAGCAGAAAGCGGTATTGATGAATCTGCAATGGGGCGAATTTATGCGTGGCAGGCGGCAATTAACATGGCGCTATCAAATCCACTCACAGGTGTGGGGGTCAACAACTTTTACGTTAACTACTTCTTTTACAGCCCGCATTGGGATGGCAAAAATCATGCAGTGCACAGTACCTGGTTCCAAGTGCTTGGTGAAACCGGGTTTGTCGGAATTTCGCTTTTTGCAACGCTAATCGCAACGATTTATCGCACATTGAAGCGCAGTGGTTCAAAAGTAAAGTTTTGTCATCAAGCTAATTTGCTTGTCAACGTACAAGCGCTAAAGGCGGGATTAATTGGCTTTGTGGTGTCTGGCACCTTTTTAACTCAGGCGTTTACCTGGCCTATCTACATTATTTTATCGCTCAGTATTGCCTTGGAACAAATGCTGCAAACGTTAAGTAAAGATACGCAGGAGAATCGTCATGATAGCTGATGTTAAAAATTGGGTGAAAAGCAGTGATTCGGGCTTTGGCAAATTTTGTCGCGGTAGCTTTTATGCAATTAAGCATATTGAAATGCCG of the Pseudoalteromonas spongiae UST010723-006 genome contains:
- a CDS encoding O-antigen ligase family protein is translated as MDTLSQQHLSKSPIKLALLGILISVTIIGLFKVAGPAAPFALLMLPYALYFTVRFSVIFVILFILFSYFRIHEAFPVLMPLKIPKLLALASLFGIAWHLFLSKKLTPFWHPAHSAFMFFFAWLTLCVMMATNRGMAIEYWSSTLTKVLIMVFVISWWINTPKAFGIARLGIMVSGALIACVAVFNKLNGIGLVEGSRVTISRHLQSQIGDPNDLSLVLLFPVSFLCAELFNKESKTIYRVFAFIALCLVVYGIIATQSRGGLLGVMAIVAYFLARTIKNPVVLVSILGFGLAVLLVAAGISDRQSGGAAESGIDESAMGRIYAWQAAINMALSNPLTGVGVNNFYVNYFFYSPHWDGKNHAVHSTWFQVLGETGFVGISLFATLIATIYRTLKRSGSKVKFCHQANLLVNVQALKAGLIGFVVSGTFLTQAFTWPIYIILSLSIALEQMLQTLSKDTQENRHDS